TTTGTGTTGGTCGCCCTGGTCTCGGCAGGCTGCGGGAGCGCGGGAAACCACGCGCTCTACGATACCCTGCAGCAGACCCAGCAGCAACGGGACAAGCGTGTCCACAATGGCGCCAACAACTGCTCTCACCCTTTGAGCTTCGATCAGTATCAGCGCGAACGCGATGCTGCGACTGCGGACGGCAGCAGTGACGCGCGGTAGCTTGGTCGCAGGCCGCGGCCGGTGCGGCGACCCGTGCGGCTGGACGCCGCTGTGTTTGGGTCGCGGTGGGGGAGTTCGTGCCAGGGTCCCGGCGCGGGTGCCGGGTGTTTGGCGATTCCCGGGGCGTTTCGGGATGGCGTGTTTGCAGGGCCGGCGGAGGAATTGGAACGCTTCTTGCTTGTTCCTTGCTTGCATTGCATCGATGGGATTCCCGACCCCGAACCCGAGTGTTGCCGCAGGTCGGTTGGCAACGGATCCCGGCGCCGCATATTCCTGTTGCATGAACGCCTTGGTGCCGCATAATACGCTGTCCCCGAGGTCCGGGGCCGATCGTCACAACCCAACGGAATGGATGGAACCGGTATGAAGTGGAACAATTCTCCGATCGGTATCATGGGAGCCATAGGGCTGTTGATCGGCCTTGCCGGGTCCCCGTCCGTCTTGGCGGCGCAACCTCAGCCCGTTACCTCTCCGGTTACATCTGGAGTATCTGGCGCCACCGCGCCGCAGGCTCATACCGCAGCGGACCTATTCCCCGTGCCGCCGATGCTGAAACCCAACGTGGCGTTCTGGCGCAAGGTGTTCGGCGTGTGGCGCGAGGATCAGGTGGCGTTGCACGATATGGACGATTTGCGTTTGGTATACAAAGTCGTCGAGATCCCCGGCCCCGTCGGCGATGCGCTGACGTTCAGCCAGCGCCGTTTCGTGCGCGAGCAGCGCAGTGAACTGGAAGACGAGCTGGCGCAGTTGCAGCATCGCGTCGATCGGCGCGAACGCCTGAATGCCCGCCAGCAGGCCCTACTTGCCCGGATTATCGCCCTGGCCGGCCCCCAGGCCCTGAATGGTGCCGCGGATCGGGTACGCACCCAGCGCGGATTGCGCGAACGTTTCCTGCGCGGCCTGGAGATCAGTGGGCGCTATGAACCCGGCTTCCGGGCGATCTTCCGGGAAGCCGGCCTGCCGGCGGACCTGGCCTACCTCCCGCATGTGGAATCTTCATTTATGCCTCGTGCCCTCTCCAGTGCCGGCGCGGTGGGGATGTGGCAGTTCACTCGCGCCACCGGTCGCGTGTTCATGCAGATTAACCGGGCGGTGGACGAGCGCCGCGATCCCTTCGCATCGGCGCGGGCCGCAGCGGGTTATTTGCGCACCGCCTACGAAGCCCTGGGTAGCTGGCCTTTGGCGATCACTTCCTACAACTACGGCATCCTCGGCATGATGCAGGCTAAGGAGCGCTATGGTGCGGACTTCGGCCGCATTCTGCGCGACTACCGCTCCCGGACCTTCGGATTCGCGTCGCACAATTTCTACGCGGAGTTCCTTGCGGTCCGGGAAATCGCACGTGATCCGCAGCGCTATTTCGCCGGGCAGATTCACTATGAAACCCCGGTGGCGCGCGACCGGGTGGTACTGACCCGCCCGATGCGTGCCTACGTGCTGGCAGAGCGCTACCAGGTCAAGCCCGCGCGGCTCGCTGCGCTGAACGCCGCGTGGACGTCGGCGGCGGTGCATGGCCGCGTGCCGCTGCCGGCGGGGACCACGGTGTGGCTGCCCGAGGGCCGGTTGGCGGCCCTCGGTGTCGGGGACTGGGCATCGCTGCAACGCCCGGGGCCGGTTGCGCACCCGGTACCCGTCGCGCTGCGCTTCGTGCGGGTGGCTGATGCGGGGCCCCGTCCGGCGCGAGCTGCCGGGCTGTATCACGTAGTCCGGCGCAACGAGACCCTGATCACCATCGCCAGGCACTATCGGATGAAGGTGTCCACCCTGCGCGCGCGCAATGGGATCCCTGCCCACGATCACCTGATCCGCATTGGGGAGAAGCTGTTGATCCGCTCGGTGCCCCGCCCGAATCATGTGGCGCAGACGGCGCGGTCCGAGGCCGTCCACGTGGTGCGTCCCGGCGAAAGTCCCAGCGTAATCGCGCACCGCTACGGCATCCGCTTGGCAGCGCTGTTGGAAGTTAACGACATGAGCCGCCGCGCGGTGATCTATCCAGGGCAGCGGTTGGAGATCCCGGTTCGCAATTGATCGGCTGGGTAGGCTTCACCGCGGCACCCGATTGCCCGCACATAGCCGGTCTGCGCGCGGTATACCGGCGCCGGATTCCATCAAGTCTCGCCCCGCGCTGAGGGCCGTTGGGAGGCGAACCCTGGGTGTTGGCGGCTGTTATTTTGCCCCGCGTACCCAGATTCCATGGATCGGACGGGTCTGGGCGCTGTGCCCCAGGGGTGCCAGTCCGTACAGGTCTTCCAAAGTACGCAACACGCGGTAATGGTCGATGGGCGTGGGGTAGACCCCGGGCGTTACCATTGGGCCGACGAAGAGCGTCGGGATGTGGTTGTCGCTCTGGCGGTCGTCTTCGTCCCAGGTCAGGATCAACAGGCTATTGTGGTTCTGCGCCCAGCGCACGTAGGCGTCCAGATGCTTGCGCAGCCACCGGTCACCTTGGCGGACCGTGCCATCGTGCATGTCGTGCATGGCGTTGGGGATGACCAATGATACGGTGGGCAGCGCGTCGAAATTTGTCGGGAAACGGGTGAACGGCAGGTTCATGGTCTTGCGCACGTTGACGCCCTGCCAGTTTACTGCAGGGTTGTGTTTGCGGTAGTAGTCCCCCGAATGGCAGCCGGTGTATCCCACTGCCGGCATGGATTCCGAATAGGTGGCGAAGGATTGCTTCCGCCGTACCAGTTCGCTGGCCAGGTTGCGACCGGTGTAGGTGTGGGGGCAGGAGTCGCTGCGCAGCCCTTGGGTGGAACCAGAGAACAGCGCCAGATAGTTGGGCTCGCTGGGGTGGGTCACCGCATACGAGCGGTTGAAGAGCGCGCCGCGCGCGGCCAGCGCGTTGATGTATGGGGCGTCGGGGTTGCCGACGATCTCGTCGTAGGCGTGGTTTTCCTCGATCACGATCACCACATGGTCGGGCCGTGGCAGAGTCGGCGGTGTGCCGCCAAGTTCACCAGACCAGGCCACGAGCGGGATGCCGCCGAGTACCGCCAACGCCACGGCGAGCAGCCCAAAGGGGTGTTTCCACCGGAGTTTACTCTGCTGCATCTGGTTCCTTCCGCTGGCGCATTAGTTCAGATTTCGCCACGGTTCCAATTGCTGAAGGCGAGTACCCACGAGGAGATTCCCGGGTGCGCACGTCCGCTTGCCATCAACATGGCGCCGATGTCCATCAGGATCTCCCGGATCTCTCGTACCCGATCGCGCCACTGCGCGTCTGGGTGGCCCGGATTCGGAGCCAGGGCCGCGCTCGCCAGGGAACCGGCGCCGCCCCACACATCACTGGAATCCAAAAGTTTCCAGAACGCGGCCTCATCCTGCGATGCAAGCTGCAAGAGGCGGTGCACCAGGGCGCCGGGGCCCCCCTCTATGCCGTCCAGGAGCCGTTCCAGACGTTGCAGGTCGACCTGCACGCGCGCGGCGTCAGAGGCAACACTCACCGCCCGTCTCCTGATCCGTTCCGTCCTGCGCAGGCTACCCGCCGGTGTGGTTGCGCGGCCCGTGAAGGTTCAGTAGTGGTGCGCAGTGTGGATATTGCCACCGCTTACCTCCTGGTAATGTGTCGGCCGCATGGACGGCGATGCCCGGATGAAACCACCAGACCCCAGATGGCGCGATCTTCGTAGGCGGTTCCCCAGGCCGGCATCCCGGTCATCGCAAGTGTCTTCATCCGCGGGATGCCCAGTGGAGGTTCGGGGCCGGGGCATCCTGGGAACGGTTCATGGCGCAGAGGCGTGGCCCGCCCGTGGAACCGGGCGTGGTGAACGCCATTATCCCAGTGGTGGTCCACGGTCACAAGTGGGCGTCCGGACCGGACTACGGTGATTCGCGCGACGCAGGAGGCGCATAGCGTACCCGCATCCTTCCCGGTTCGAATGACAAGGTGCTGTGGTGGCCGCGGGTGCCGGGGTTCGGAGGCAGGCGCAGCGCGATCGCTGCGTCGTGGCGTACCCTCGCTCCCACCTATTCCAACCCGTCGCTGCGGACCGCTTCCCCCGGACGCGGAGATTCAGAGAGCACCAGACCGATGCCGGCTCCGTCCCCATGGACGACCCGCATGGGCAGCGTGGGCGCCTCCTGGGGCAGACCCTGCAGTTGGACCTGGACGACGCTGCCGACCGGCGGAGCCGGTACATCCGCCAGCACCAGGAACAGGCCCGTCCGGGAAAAATCCCGGGTCTCGACCACCCGCGAGCCGAAGGTGGAGTGGGTGAGTTTGACTTGCATCTCCATACGGACTCGAGGCTGCCGGCGGCGTTCGTTCATCGCGTGCTGTGGTCTCCGGTGGAACGGTTGTGGGTTCGGTACCGAGGTCATCCGGTGCGTGCGGCCGCGGTCCCATGCTAGGTCCGCGCAGGATTCAGCGGGCGAACAGGCGGCTCGCATCCCGAAACGATTTAAACTCCAGCCCGTTGCCGCTGGGGTCAGTGATGAATAGGGTGGCCTGTTCACCGGGCTGACCCCGGAAGCGCACGTGGGGCGGGATCAGGAACGCAATCCCGGTGCCGGATAGGCGTGCGGACAGGGCGTGCCAGTCGTCCCAGGGCAGGATGACACCGAAGTGCCGTACTGGCACCGGGTGCCCGTCCACCGGGGTGGTGGACGCCGCGCCGGCTTGCTCAGGCGCCAGATGCCCGGTGATCTGGTGCCCGTAGAAATCGAAGTCGATCCACCGGTTACTCTCGCGGCCCACCCGGCAGCCCAACACCTCCACGTAAAATCTCCGGCTCGATTCCAGATCGGTCACCGGGAAGGCAAGGTGGAACCGCGGGGTCCCCGGATGGTCCATAGCGTCACGTCCATTCCCGCCCCCATTGCGGGTGCGCTGCGCCATGAATTAGTGCAATGTCGGCGAACTGTCAAGGGCCGGAACGGAATGCGTAGACCGGGTGGTACGTCTGCCCCGATGTGTTGGGCCGGGAGTGGCGGGACACGGGGCCGCCCGAATGGACCAGGACGCGTTACCATGATCGAGTCGCCTTTCACCTGTCAGGAGGAAACCAACATGAACGCTAGACTGCGCCGGATTGCGGGGCCGCTGGGTTGGGCATGGATACTCACGCTGTTGCTGTCGACCACTGCGGCACAGGCCGCGCCGATCAACGATGCCGCGGCTCTCGCCGGACTGAAGTCGGCAAAAGCGGTTTTTCTGGTGGACTTGGGCAACCCAGAGCGCGCCGCTCATGTGCTCAATCTGGCGGGGAAGACTGCCACCAGTATGGACAAGCAGGGCGTGAAGGCCCACGTGGTGGTGGTGATAGTGGGGCCCACCGTGGCGTTTCTGACCAAGGACCGCCGCGGAATCAGCTACCAGGACCAGCGTCCGGTGGCGGAACTGCAGAAAGCGGTGCGTCATCTCAACGCCATGGGCATCCGCACCGAGGCCTGCGATGTGGCGCTGCGCGGGCATGATATCCCGCCCCAGGACGTGATTCCGGAGGTGCACGTGGTGGGCAACGGCTATATCTCAGTGATTGCCTACGAGGCCAAGGGCTACAGCCTGGTGCCGGTGTACTGAGCCGTGGATCCCGGCACCGCCGGCGTGCCGCCGGTGGTGCCGGTCCCCCAGGCGTGGAGTCCAGGCCGCGGGATCCTCCGATCTCCGGCGCGGCAGGTCAGTGTCGCGATCGGTTCGCGGCTGCGGATGGTGCGTTGCCCCAGGCTGGATCGTCAT
The Chromatiales bacterium 21-64-14 genome window above contains:
- a CDS encoding glyoxalase, producing the protein MDHPGTPRFHLAFPVTDLESSRRFYVEVLGCRVGRESNRWIDFDFYGHQITGHLAPEQAGAASTTPVDGHPVPVRHFGVILPWDDWHALSARLSGTGIAFLIPPHVRFRGQPGEQATLFITDPSGNGLEFKSFRDASRLFAR